One Phycisphaeraceae bacterium genomic window carries:
- a CDS encoding ABC transporter ATP-binding protein — translation MTVAPAQTRPVAHASVAPLLELRDLTVSFDNPGGPRILAVDGACMSVYEGQTLAVVGESGCGKSITALSVLGLVPRPPGRFDTGAALLRDRDARSRRDLLTLDERSLRRVRGGEIAMIFQEPMTSLNPVFSVREQLVEAVRLHQRVGRKDAEGVAIAALEAVGIRDASSRIRAYPHEFSGGMRQRVMIAMALACEPRLLLADEPTTALDVTVQGQILDLIASLRRDRGLGVMLITHDLGIVAERADVVCVMYAGRVVEYARVGDLFAKPMHPYTRGLLACIPRLRDRRDRLSTIRESIGARPRFEHAPSVSHLEPWWPWDERPASVVRKPAGAPASDSALVEAEPGHWVGAWRTPDAAAIESPTPSIPPCA, via the coding sequence ATGACCGTCGCTCCCGCCCAGACACGCCCCGTGGCACACGCGTCGGTCGCGCCGCTGCTCGAACTGCGCGACCTCACGGTCTCCTTCGACAACCCGGGCGGCCCGCGCATCCTGGCCGTCGACGGCGCGTGCATGAGCGTGTACGAGGGCCAGACGCTCGCTGTCGTCGGTGAATCCGGCTGCGGCAAGTCGATCACGGCGCTGAGCGTGCTCGGGCTCGTGCCGCGCCCGCCCGGGCGCTTCGACACCGGCGCCGCCCTTCTGCGAGACAGGGACGCCCGGTCGCGGCGCGACCTGCTCACGCTCGACGAACGATCGCTGCGCCGCGTTCGCGGCGGGGAGATCGCGATGATCTTCCAGGAGCCGATGACCTCGCTCAACCCGGTGTTCAGCGTGCGCGAGCAGCTCGTCGAAGCGGTGCGCCTGCACCAGCGCGTCGGCCGGAAGGACGCGGAGGGCGTCGCGATCGCGGCGCTCGAAGCGGTCGGCATCCGCGACGCGTCCTCGCGCATCCGCGCGTACCCCCACGAGTTCTCGGGCGGCATGCGCCAGCGTGTGATGATCGCGATGGCGCTGGCGTGCGAACCGCGTCTCCTGCTCGCCGACGAGCCCACCACGGCGCTGGACGTCACGGTGCAGGGGCAGATCCTCGACCTGATCGCGTCGCTGCGCCGGGATCGGGGGCTGGGCGTCATGCTCATCACGCACGACCTGGGGATCGTCGCGGAGCGCGCCGATGTGGTGTGCGTGATGTACGCCGGGCGCGTGGTCGAGTACGCGCGCGTCGGTGACCTGTTCGCGAAGCCGATGCACCCGTACACGCGCGGGCTGCTCGCGTGCATCCCACGCCTGCGCGACCGGCGCGACCGGCTCTCGACGATCCGGGAGAGCATCGGCGCGCGCCCCAGGTTCGAGCACGCCCCCTCGGTCAGCCACCTCGAGCCGTGGTGGCCCTGGGACGAGAGGCCGGCCAGCGTGGTGCGGAAGCCCGCCGGGGCGCCGGCGTCGGATTCGGCGCTCGTCGAAGCCGAGCCGGGGCACTGGGTGGGCGCATGGCGCACTCCCGACGCCGCCGCGATCGAGAGCCCCACTCCGTCGATCCCGCCCTGCGCGTGA
- a CDS encoding ABC transporter permease, whose protein sequence is MPEQEAVPALLAPPRKRDNPFTRSVAGMIGSAVLALIVLACVVTLPWTAGGAGGAGGAARYRAGNLDATRLPPLWAPHNETERERLALASEAAARARLATDLGVPLEDAPDPTPEQARAARPRFWLGSDQLGRDQLSRVLVGGGISLGIGVSAALISVAIGTLYGMIAGWVGGRVDAVMMRIVDVLYGLPYILLVVLLAVAVDALADRAIASRVAETTRQRVAFVEQRVGALPPEQREDQATIQRIESDASARYSVEAVESRRTLVNIVTLLVAIGGVSWLTMARVIRGQVLSLKAQPFVEAARAIGAPTRRIFARHLLPNLLGPIIVYATLTVPQAILQESFLSFLGIGVMPPTPSWGNLAAAGLSELNTVRSRWWLLVFPCGMLGITLLALNFVGEGLREAFDPKRGR, encoded by the coding sequence ATGCCCGAGCAGGAAGCGGTGCCGGCGCTCCTCGCGCCGCCGCGAAAGCGAGACAACCCGTTCACGCGCTCCGTCGCCGGCATGATCGGCTCGGCTGTGCTCGCGCTGATCGTGCTCGCGTGCGTCGTCACGCTGCCCTGGACCGCCGGGGGCGCCGGGGGCGCTGGGGGGGCCGCTCGGTATCGAGCCGGGAACCTCGACGCGACGCGTCTGCCCCCGCTCTGGGCGCCCCACAACGAGACCGAACGGGAGCGACTCGCTCTCGCGTCCGAGGCGGCGGCACGCGCCCGCCTGGCAACGGACCTCGGTGTCCCTCTCGAAGACGCGCCCGACCCGACGCCCGAGCAGGCGCGCGCCGCGCGTCCTCGGTTCTGGCTCGGCTCCGACCAGCTCGGGCGAGACCAGCTCTCGCGCGTGCTCGTGGGCGGCGGGATCTCGCTGGGCATCGGCGTCTCCGCCGCGCTCATCAGCGTCGCGATCGGCACGCTCTACGGCATGATCGCCGGCTGGGTGGGCGGGCGCGTGGACGCCGTGATGATGCGCATCGTCGATGTTCTCTACGGGCTTCCCTACATCCTCCTCGTGGTGCTGCTCGCGGTCGCCGTTGATGCGCTCGCGGACCGCGCGATCGCCAGTCGCGTCGCGGAGACGACCCGTCAGCGCGTCGCCTTCGTCGAGCAGCGCGTCGGGGCGCTGCCCCCCGAACAGCGAGAGGACCAGGCGACGATCCAGCGGATCGAATCAGACGCTTCGGCCCGGTACTCCGTGGAGGCGGTCGAATCGCGTCGAACGCTGGTCAACATCGTGACGCTGCTGGTCGCGATCGGGGGCGTGTCGTGGCTGACGATGGCGCGCGTCATCCGCGGGCAGGTGCTGAGTCTGAAGGCGCAGCCCTTCGTAGAGGCGGCACGCGCCATCGGCGCGCCCACGCGCCGCATTTTCGCCAGGCACCTGCTGCCGAACCTGCTCGGGCCGATCATCGTGTACGCGACGCTCACGGTGCCCCAGGCGATCCTGCAGGAATCGTTCCTCTCGTTCCTGGGCATCGGCGTGATGCCCCCCACGCCCAGCTGGGGCAACCTCGCCGCCGCCGGGCTGAGCGAGCTCAACACGGTGCGATCGCGCTGGTGGCTGCTGGTGTTCCCCTGCGGCATGCTGGGCATCACCCTGCTCGCGCTCAACTTCGTTGGAGAGGGTCTGCGCGAAGCGTTCGACCCGAAGCGCGGACGATGA